Proteins found in one Campylobacter lari genomic segment:
- a CDS encoding heat shock protein transcriptional repressor HspR, with product MEHSYDEPVYLISVVAKVLSIHPQTLRQYEKEGLVEPSRTDGKMRLYSQKDIDRIKMILRLTRDLGVNLAGVDVILKLKTKIDEFENTIEELRLELDRRDNPSKSRAVVKHRSNFDLIFLEKMK from the coding sequence ATGGAGCATAGTTATGATGAACCAGTATATCTTATAAGTGTTGTTGCAAAGGTTTTAAGCATACATCCACAAACTCTAAGACAATACGAAAAAGAAGGTTTGGTTGAGCCAAGTAGAACTGATGGCAAAATGAGACTATATTCTCAAAAAGATATAGATAGAATTAAAATGATTTTACGTTTAACAAGAGATCTTGGAGTTAATTTAGCTGGTGTTGATGTGATTTTGAAACTAAAAACAAAAATTGATGAATTTGAAAATACTATCGAAGAATTAAGACTAGAACTTGATAGAAGAGATAATCCTTCAAAATCAAGAGCAGTGGTTAAACACAGAAGTAATTTTGATTTAATTTTTTTAGAAAAAATGAAATAA
- a CDS encoding DnaJ C-terminal domain-containing protein yields the protein MSNSLYETLGVSQNASADEIKKAYRKLARQYHPDINKEAGAEEKFKEINAAYEILSDEKKRAQYDRYGDSMFGGQSFHDFSRNAGGADINDILNNIFGGGFGGFGRGFSSSNSFRSGFGGFGGFEEDLDLQASVKIPFEKGILGGEHTISINNEQVKIKIPHGIKDGEKLRIRGKGKSFQGQKGDLILKVELEKSDEYEREDDDLYKKVEISLKTALFGDKISVYTPRKEVKITIPPNSKNNQKIRLKGYGVQNRKTDLYGDMYLILNVKIPDINSLDPEIIKILEEKLP from the coding sequence ATGAGTAATAGTTTATATGAAACACTAGGTGTTTCGCAAAATGCTAGCGCAGATGAGATAAAAAAAGCTTATAGAAAATTAGCAAGACAATATCACCCAGATATCAATAAAGAAGCAGGTGCTGAAGAAAAATTTAAAGAAATCAATGCCGCTTATGAGATTTTAAGTGATGAGAAAAAAAGAGCTCAATATGATAGATATGGTGATTCTATGTTTGGCGGGCAAAGTTTTCATGATTTTTCAAGAAATGCAGGTGGAGCTGATATTAATGATATTTTGAATAATATTTTTGGTGGAGGATTTGGGGGTTTTGGCAGAGGTTTTAGCTCTAGTAATAGTTTTAGAAGTGGTTTTGGAGGATTTGGGGGGTTTGAAGAGGATTTAGACTTGCAAGCAAGTGTTAAAATTCCTTTTGAAAAAGGAATTTTAGGTGGCGAACATACTATAAGTATCAATAATGAACAAGTTAAAATCAAAATTCCACATGGAATAAAAGATGGCGAAAAGCTACGCATACGAGGCAAGGGAAAAAGCTTTCAAGGGCAAAAAGGAGATTTGATTTTAAAAGTTGAGCTTGAAAAAAGCGATGAATATGAAAGAGAAGATGATGATTTATACAAAAAGGTTGAAATTAGCTTAAAAACAGCACTTTTTGGAGATAAAATCAGCGTGTATACCCCAAGAAAAGAAGTTAAAATCACCATACCGCCAAATTCAAAAAACAATCAAAAAATCAGACTTAAAGGTTATGGGGTACAAAATAGAAAAACAGATCTTTATGGGGATATGTATTTAATTTTGAATGTAAAAATACCTGATATTAATAGTCTTGACCCTGAAATTATAAAAATTTTAGAAGAAAAATTACCTTAA
- a CDS encoding DegQ family serine endoprotease has translation MKKTLVLSVALATTLFGTSIDFKQADNNTQRSLPTDNQNTILSYHDSIQKVKSSVVNISTSKTVQSNSFGIDDFFNDPYFKQFFGFDFPQAPKNKKNKKEVVSSLGSGVIISSDGYIITNNHVIEGAEKITVNLPDSSTEYKAKLIGADPKTDLAVIKIEAKNLPAVVFADSDKLLEGDVVFALGNPFGVGSSVTSGIISALNKNNIGLNQYENFIQTDASINPGNSGGALVDSRGALVGINSAILSRSGGNNGIGFAIPSNMAKSIAQKLIEHGKIERGYLGVVIGALTQDIKKAYTNQEGALITEVQKDSAAYNAGLKRGDLIIKVDKTVIKSPMDLKNYIGSIDPKQAIEVTYERDNKVKTAKFMLKTDEKSLQYEKGYIDGLKLVELNSKNKQQYRIPENISGILITEVTPKSKAEKIGFEQGDIIIGIDQYEVLNFKELSKALELNKGKEYVKIWINRGGMVRALLF, from the coding sequence ATGAAAAAAACTCTAGTTCTCTCTGTGGCATTAGCAACTACTCTTTTTGGTACTAGTATTGATTTTAAACAAGCAGATAATAATACACAACGATCCTTACCAACTGATAATCAAAACACTATACTTTCTTATCATGATTCTATACAAAAAGTCAAAAGTTCAGTTGTTAATATTTCAACTTCTAAAACCGTTCAAAGTAATTCCTTTGGGATTGATGATTTTTTCAATGATCCTTATTTTAAGCAATTTTTTGGTTTTGATTTTCCACAAGCTCCAAAAAATAAAAAGAATAAAAAAGAAGTAGTAAGTTCGCTTGGGTCTGGCGTAATTATTTCAAGTGATGGTTATATCATAACAAATAATCACGTTATAGAGGGTGCAGAAAAAATCACTGTAAATTTACCTGATTCAAGTACTGAATATAAAGCTAAATTAATCGGTGCTGATCCTAAAACAGATTTAGCAGTGATAAAGATAGAAGCAAAAAATCTACCTGCTGTGGTTTTTGCTGATTCGGATAAATTATTAGAAGGTGATGTGGTATTTGCTCTAGGTAATCCTTTTGGTGTTGGAAGCAGTGTTACAAGTGGGATTATTTCAGCCTTAAATAAAAATAATATAGGTTTAAATCAATATGAAAATTTCATTCAAACCGATGCTTCTATTAATCCTGGAAATTCAGGTGGAGCTTTGGTAGATAGTAGAGGAGCTTTAGTTGGGATAAATTCGGCCATACTTTCAAGAAGTGGTGGAAATAATGGTATAGGCTTTGCAATCCCTTCTAATATGGCAAAATCTATTGCGCAAAAACTCATTGAGCATGGAAAAATAGAAAGAGGTTATTTAGGTGTAGTCATAGGAGCTTTAACTCAAGATATCAAAAAAGCTTATACTAATCAAGAAGGAGCTTTAATCACTGAAGTGCAAAAAGATTCAGCAGCTTATAATGCGGGATTAAAAAGAGGTGATTTGATTATAAAAGTAGATAAAACTGTAATTAAAAGTCCTATGGATTTAAAAAATTATATAGGAAGCATCGATCCAAAACAAGCTATAGAAGTAACTTATGAAAGAGATAATAAAGTCAAAACAGCTAAATTTATGCTCAAAACAGATGAAAAATCGCTACAATATGAAAAAGGTTATATTGATGGTTTAAAATTAGTAGAACTTAATTCTAAAAATAAACAACAATACCGCATACCTGAAAATATTAGTGGTATTTTAATTACTGAAGTTACTCCAAAATCAAAAGCAGAAAAAATAGGTTTTGAGCAAGGTGATATTATTATAGGTATTGATCAATACGAAGTTTTAAATTTTAAAGAATTATCTAAGGCTTTAGAATTAAACAAAGGCAAAGAATATGTTAAAATTTGGATTAATAGAGGCGGTATGGTTAGAGCTTTACTTTTTTAA
- the tpx gene encoding thiol peroxidase produces the protein MNSVLFKGNKVNLKGNNIQVGDMAPNITLKAKDLSGIEIAPKGKTQVIISVPSLDTPVCATEAREFNKRAAASGVEVIVVSMDLPFAMGRFCSTEGIDNLSVASDFVSKEFGEKYGVLMADGPLEGILARAVFVVKDGVVVYKELVDEITELPNMQALESFFGQSCGCGGCGCH, from the coding sequence ATGAATAGTGTATTATTCAAAGGAAATAAAGTAAATTTAAAAGGAAATAATATCCAAGTTGGTGATATGGCTCCAAATATCACTTTAAAAGCTAAAGATCTTTCGGGTATTGAAATTGCTCCAAAAGGAAAAACACAAGTTATCATTAGCGTACCAAGTCTTGATACTCCAGTATGTGCAACCGAAGCCAGAGAATTTAACAAAAGAGCGGCGGCAAGTGGTGTTGAAGTAATTGTTGTAAGCATGGATTTACCTTTTGCTATGGGTCGTTTTTGCTCAACTGAAGGCATAGATAATTTAAGCGTTGCTAGTGATTTTGTATCTAAAGAATTTGGTGAAAAATATGGTGTTTTAATGGCTGATGGTCCACTTGAGGGAATTTTAGCTAGGGCTGTTTTTGTAGTTAAAGATGGTGTTGTAGTTTATAAGGAATTAGTAGATGAGATCACCGAACTTCCAAATATGCAAGCTCTAGAAAGCTTCTTTGGTCAAAGTTGTGGATGTGGTGGTTGTGGTTGCCACTAA
- a CDS encoding ArsS family sensor histidine kinase, whose translation MNKSSIFYTITFVFLLASVSVILAFLWLIKYDQQNYTNELNAKYSFIANVRLLYFNRVISEKEFYEQTKNYKMIELTAPSSIRKIIYKAETIARAQTSTGVVEIITLEDNVYLKIIFDGKLYLYKDLEYQGYRYFVIKLIASIVVMVLLILYIFIIRKLKPLRALKRQIDKFGENKLSEIQNVSKGNDEISQVATAFYESILRIQKLNTSRQFFLRNIMHELKTPITKGLITLEMLEDSKYKERLVGAFNRLEILINEFAAIEQITSGAGLINLKKYNILDLLDEAKDIAMSDDEKVKISIKESFSVNVDFKLFTTAMKNMIDNATKYSDENCVTIEITKDYLCFKNKGKALDKDLKYYTQAFTQGKKNKDSFGLGLYIVKTILDSHKLTLYYEYKDGINHFYFNDIQNIILN comes from the coding sequence ATGAATAAATCATCGATTTTTTATACTATAACCTTTGTTTTCTTGCTTGCTAGTGTTAGTGTGATTTTAGCATTTTTATGGCTTATAAAATATGATCAGCAAAATTACACTAATGAGCTTAATGCAAAATATTCTTTTATAGCTAATGTAAGATTATTATATTTTAATCGTGTAATTAGCGAAAAAGAATTTTATGAACAAACAAAAAATTACAAAATGATAGAACTAACCGCGCCATCTTCTATAAGAAAAATCATCTATAAAGCTGAAACTATAGCACGTGCTCAAACTAGCACAGGTGTGGTTGAAATCATCACTTTAGAAGATAATGTATATTTAAAAATCATCTTTGATGGTAAACTTTATTTGTATAAAGATTTAGAATATCAAGGTTATCGTTATTTTGTGATTAAACTTATTGCTAGTATAGTAGTAATGGTTTTATTGATTTTATATATTTTTATCATTAGAAAATTAAAACCACTTAGAGCTTTAAAAAGGCAAATAGATAAATTTGGCGAAAACAAACTCAGTGAAATTCAAAATGTTAGCAAAGGCAATGATGAAATTTCCCAAGTAGCAACAGCCTTTTATGAATCTATTTTAAGAATTCAAAAACTAAATACTTCAAGGCAGTTTTTCTTAAGAAATATTATGCATGAATTAAAAACCCCTATTACTAAAGGCTTAATCACTTTAGAAATGCTTGAAGATAGCAAATATAAAGAAAGATTAGTAGGTGCTTTTAATCGTTTGGAAATTTTGATTAATGAATTTGCAGCCATTGAACAAATTACTTCAGGTGCTGGTTTGATTAATTTAAAAAAATACAATATCTTAGATCTTTTAGATGAAGCTAAAGATATAGCTATGAGCGATGATGAAAAGGTAAAAATTAGCATCAAAGAAAGTTTTAGTGTTAATGTGGATTTTAAACTTTTTACCACAGCAATGAAAAACATGATAGATAATGCGACAAAATATTCTGATGAAAATTGCGTTACCATAGAAATAACTAAAGATTATCTTTGCTTTAAAAACAAAGGAAAAGCCCTAGATAAAGACTTAAAATACTATACTCAAGCCTTTACACAAGGCAAGAAAAATAAAGATAGTTTTGGACTTGGATTATACATTGTTAAGACTATTTTAGATTCTCATAAACTTACGCTTTATTATGAATATAAAGATGGTATCAACCATTTTTATTTTAATGATATACAAAATATAATTTTAAACTAG
- a CDS encoding Crp/Fnr family transcriptional regulator, producing the protein MENFLSHFEIEKQDLKLIQEHLQIINIEKDFKVNDKCLGFIKILKGELRAFILTPNAKEITLFHLKENDECVICSECNMDGISYDVFIQSTQNTSIAIIPSSIFQILKEKYPKINNYVLSLITKRFNTLIKVLEQALFMPLSSRICDFLKENASNNTLKITHEALANHLGSAREAVSRILKELEKEGKIKLERSKIILISL; encoded by the coding sequence ATGGAAAATTTTCTTTCTCATTTTGAAATAGAAAAACAAGATCTCAAACTTATACAAGAGCACTTACAAATAATAAACATTGAAAAAGACTTTAAGGTCAATGATAAATGTTTAGGATTTATAAAAATTTTAAAAGGCGAGCTTAGAGCTTTTATTCTAACTCCAAATGCAAAAGAAATAACACTTTTTCACCTTAAAGAAAATGATGAATGCGTTATTTGCTCTGAGTGTAATATGGATGGTATATCTTATGATGTTTTTATACAAAGTACCCAAAATACAAGTATAGCCATCATCCCCTCATCAATTTTTCAAATTTTAAAAGAAAAATACCCAAAAATTAATAATTATGTTTTAAGTTTAATTACCAAGCGTTTTAATACCTTAATCAAAGTTTTAGAGCAAGCTTTATTTATGCCTTTATCTTCTAGAATTTGTGATTTTTTAAAAGAAAATGCTAGTAATAATACTTTAAAAATTACCCATGAAGCTTTAGCTAATCACTTAGGAAGCGCTAGAGAAGCTGTTTCAAGAATTTTAAAAGAATTAGAAAAAGAAGGTAAAATCAAACTTGAAAGATCTAAAATAATACTAATTTCTTTGTAA
- a CDS encoding response regulator transcription factor yields the protein MTNILMIEDDLELAEIIAEYLEQFDMKVDIAHEPYIGLSRLALNPYDLIILDLSLPGLDGLEVCEEIRKKYDTPIIISSARHDISDKVAALDLGADDYLPKPYNPQELQARIKSHLRRISNTKTAQAQVKKDLVYDKYKHTITMKDQEISFTNAEFDILSYLIKKEGGVVSREELVYNCSSISEDSSNKSIDVIISRIRQKIGDDPKTPKYIHSIRGIGYKLTQ from the coding sequence ATGACAAATATTTTAATGATAGAAGATGATTTAGAATTAGCCGAGATTATAGCTGAATATTTAGAGCAATTTGACATGAAGGTAGATATTGCTCATGAGCCTTATATAGGTCTTTCAAGACTTGCTTTAAATCCTTATGATTTAATCATTTTGGATTTAAGCTTACCTGGACTTGATGGACTTGAAGTGTGTGAGGAAATTCGTAAAAAATATGATACACCTATTATCATTTCAAGTGCAAGACATGACATTAGTGATAAGGTTGCAGCACTTGATTTGGGCGCTGATGATTATTTACCAAAACCTTATAACCCTCAAGAGCTTCAAGCAAGGATTAAAAGTCATTTAAGAAGAATTTCAAATACTAAAACCGCTCAAGCTCAAGTTAAAAAAGATCTTGTGTATGATAAATACAAACATACTATTACTATGAAAGATCAAGAAATTAGCTTTACAAATGCTGAATTTGATATTTTAAGTTATTTAATTAAAAAAGAAGGTGGAGTGGTAAGCCGTGAAGAACTTGTGTATAATTGTAGTTCTATTAGTGAAGACTCTAGCAATAAAAGTATAGATGTAATCATTAGCAGAATCAGACAAAAAATCGGAGATGATCCTAAAACTCCAAAATATATTCATTCAATCAGAGGCATAGGATATAAACTAACTCAATGA
- a CDS encoding YgaP family membrane protein has translation MSKLERVLRIALAIVAFSLGVYFSTWWGLLGLIPLLTGIFAVCPIRVLSGKQACPLGVCPISKKKN, from the coding sequence ATGAGTAAATTAGAAAGAGTTCTAAGAATAGCTTTAGCCATAGTGGCGTTTTCTTTAGGAGTTTATTTTTCAACTTGGTGGGGATTATTGGGTTTAATTCCTTTATTAACAGGTATTTTTGCTGTTTGTCCTATAAGAGTGCTTAGTGGAAAACAAGCTTGTCCACTTGGGGTTTGCCCTATTTCTAAAAAGAAAAATTAG
- a CDS encoding ATP-dependent helicase, translating into MPLSRLNEEQYKAASAPFGHNLIIASAGTGKTSTIVARIAFLLQNGIKPEKIMLLTFTNKASKEMIERLGRYFDKSITSKITAGTFHSTAYTLLKELNHDIILKPASELKILLRSIFEKRTFHHLSDTKPYMPSYLYDVYSLFQNTNANLDEFYNWFCQNYDEQAVYAEIYEDILKEYEEEKARFNYVDFNDLLIKLKHVLASHHFEFDEILVDEYQDTNTLQGSLIDAFKSKSLFCVGDYDQSIYAFNGADISIIGSFKDRFIDANIFTLNKNYRSSKNILALANKVILNNERLYPKELIVTREGDFKAPSLLTFNELFDQYSTIAKIILQSGVNLDEIAVIFRNNSSADGVEVALRELGIASKRKGGGSFFESLEVKNFCSMLAIVLNPKDIMAFIHLLEYTKGVGGVLAKDIFDALLKLGHSSLIKGFLNPDVSVSLKKYKKQSYQLGLFDDIEELASPSRFNLESEFNTHPILSLPKINDICAKNLEKIYLFIKKASECKISTQLVNLILENDYFKEICDILATKKATNKNSNVDLNKKSEILEKINAKMFVLKELAKNYSDNYKYYNFLTLGASEMSSGNGVNLLSIHASKGLEFELVFVIDLAQGRFPNQKLMSMGGSLEEERRLFYVAVTRAKDTLYLSYAKYDKIKKSTYQPSCFLIEAGMCKEEQK; encoded by the coding sequence ATGCCCTTATCGCGTTTAAACGAAGAACAATATAAAGCTGCTAGTGCTCCTTTTGGACACAACCTAATCATAGCAAGTGCAGGCACAGGCAAAACTTCAACCATAGTTGCAAGAATAGCTTTTTTACTTCAAAATGGTATAAAGCCTGAAAAAATTATGCTTTTAACCTTTACAAACAAAGCTAGTAAAGAAATGATAGAAAGACTTGGTAGGTATTTTGATAAAAGTATTACTTCAAAAATCACAGCAGGAACCTTTCATAGCACCGCTTACACTTTGCTTAAAGAATTAAATCATGATATTATTTTAAAACCTGCAAGTGAGCTTAAAATTCTTTTGCGTTCTATTTTTGAAAAACGCACTTTTCATCATTTAAGTGACACTAAACCTTATATGCCAAGCTATTTGTATGATGTGTATTCTTTATTTCAAAATACCAATGCAAACTTAGATGAATTTTATAATTGGTTTTGTCAAAACTATGATGAGCAAGCTGTTTATGCTGAAATTTATGAAGATATTTTAAAAGAATACGAAGAAGAAAAAGCGCGCTTTAACTATGTGGATTTTAATGATTTATTGATAAAATTAAAACATGTTTTAGCTTCACATCATTTTGAATTTGATGAAATTTTAGTAGATGAGTACCAAGATACTAATACTTTACAAGGCTCGCTTATTGATGCTTTTAAAAGTAAAAGTTTATTTTGTGTAGGAGATTATGATCAAAGTATTTATGCTTTTAATGGAGCTGATATTTCTATTATAGGAAGTTTTAAAGATAGATTTATTGATGCAAATATTTTTACTTTAAATAAAAACTATCGTTCTAGTAAAAATATACTTGCACTAGCCAATAAAGTAATTTTAAACAATGAAAGATTATATCCTAAAGAATTAATTGTAACTAGAGAAGGAGATTTTAAAGCTCCAAGTTTGCTAACTTTTAATGAATTATTTGATCAATACTCTACTATAGCAAAAATAATCTTACAAAGCGGGGTTAATCTTGATGAAATTGCTGTGATTTTTAGAAATAACTCTAGTGCAGATGGAGTAGAAGTTGCCTTAAGAGAACTTGGCATAGCAAGTAAAAGAAAAGGCGGGGGAAGCTTTTTTGAAAGTTTAGAGGTAAAAAACTTTTGTTCTATGCTCGCAATTGTGCTTAATCCAAAAGACATCATGGCTTTTATACACTTACTTGAATACACTAAAGGAGTTGGCGGGGTTTTAGCAAAAGATATTTTTGATGCTTTATTAAAACTGGGACATTCTAGTTTGATTAAAGGCTTTTTAAATCCTGATGTTAGTGTAAGTTTAAAAAAATATAAAAAGCAAAGCTATCAACTAGGACTTTTTGATGATATTGAAGAACTAGCTTCTCCATCAAGGTTTAACCTAGAAAGTGAATTTAACACCCACCCTATTTTAAGCTTGCCTAAAATCAATGATATTTGCGCGAAAAATCTTGAAAAAATTTATCTTTTTATAAAAAAGGCAAGTGAATGTAAAATTTCAACTCAACTTGTGAATTTGATTTTAGAAAATGATTATTTCAAAGAAATTTGTGATATTTTAGCAACCAAAAAAGCAACCAACAAAAATTCTAATGTAGATTTAAACAAAAAAAGTGAAATTTTAGAAAAAATTAATGCAAAAATGTTTGTATTAAAAGAACTTGCAAAAAATTATAGTGATAATTACAAATACTATAATTTCCTTACTCTTGGTGCTAGTGAAATGAGTAGTGGTAATGGGGTTAATCTTTTAAGCATACATGCAAGCAAGGGACTTGAATTTGAACTTGTATTTGTAATTGATCTTGCACAAGGAAGGTTTCCAAATCAAAAGCTCATGAGTATGGGTGGAAGTTTGGAAGAAGAAAGAAGACTTTTTTATGTAGCAGTAACTAGAGCTAAAGATACTTTGTACTTAAGTTATGCAAAATATGATAAGATTAAAAAAAGCACTTATCAACCTTCATGTTTTCTAATCGAAGCAGGTATGTGTAAAGAAGAACAAAAATAA
- a CDS encoding hydrogenase maturation nickel metallochaperone HypA/HybF, which yields MHELSITESLLELCEEYAQGKIIEEVHVKIGRLSGVEPPLLQRSFETFKENSPLCKNAKFVIHIQEIVVECQKCHFSGVLENNIFWCPKCEDKDLKIIDGEELYLMQLVLKENEDLENNDK from the coding sequence ATGCATGAGTTAAGTATTACAGAATCTTTGCTAGAGCTTTGCGAAGAATACGCTCAAGGAAAAATTATTGAAGAAGTACATGTGAAAATAGGGCGCTTAAGCGGGGTTGAACCTCCACTTTTACAAAGAAGTTTTGAAACTTTTAAAGAAAATAGTCCTTTGTGTAAGAATGCTAAATTTGTTATACATATTCAAGAAATAGTAGTTGAGTGTCAAAAATGCCATTTTAGTGGAGTACTTGAAAATAATATCTTTTGGTGTCCAAAATGCGAAGATAAAGATTTAAAAATCATAGATGGAGAAGAACTTTATCTTATGCAACTTGTTTTAAAAGAAAACGAGGATTTAGAAAACAATGACAAATAA
- a CDS encoding cation:proton antiporter domain-containing protein, whose amino-acid sequence MEEFLNVFLVAVAFAVILNVILKKFGIPTIIGYIATGLFVREFYGFSTNEIIIHVAEFGIVFLMFTIGLEFSFKHLLAMKKEVFLNGSLQMLTCGLVCTLLVTYILGIANHIAMIAGFALALSSTAIVLKILNDSGDINEEYGRKALGILLFQDIAVIPLLLMIDIFSSQNADISKLLLTTLVSAMILLVLLYFIGKYLFTYVLKFIIKTNANEIFIATILFTVIGASFLAHTFGFSYSLGAFIAGALIAETKYKHKIEADLVPFRDLLLGFFFISVGLQIDFYIVFENWFLIFVFVSLVLLVKFVVIYGLLALYTRKRVALKTALSISQIGEFALAVFSLMQVNSLLDEKTAQIFIIVSIITMVATPFILNNLRKIANVAEGEQNDMAKFYLCDQKMKDHFIIFGYARLGQEVVQKIKKTGIPYLVLESDLNLVELGRSRNENVFFANVAQVETLKVANIEECSVAIITISNEAKLDMLYQVLSNFNKPIQTVLKTSGTGAKIIFPHTDKHLHIVDAEASIARNLVQEALQCRINTSAAE is encoded by the coding sequence GTGGAAGAGTTTTTAAATGTCTTTTTAGTTGCAGTTGCTTTTGCTGTAATTTTAAATGTAATTTTAAAAAAATTTGGTATTCCAACTATTATAGGCTATATAGCTACAGGTTTATTTGTACGTGAATTTTATGGTTTTAGCACCAATGAAATCATTATCCATGTAGCTGAGTTTGGTATAGTTTTTTTAATGTTTACCATAGGGCTTGAATTTTCATTTAAACATCTTTTAGCAATGAAAAAAGAAGTGTTTTTAAATGGAAGTTTGCAAATGCTAACTTGTGGCTTGGTTTGTACTTTACTTGTAACTTATATTTTAGGTATAGCAAACCATATAGCAATGATAGCGGGTTTTGCTCTAGCTTTATCATCCACTGCTATAGTTTTAAAAATACTTAATGATAGCGGTGATATTAATGAAGAATATGGTAGAAAAGCTTTGGGAATTTTACTTTTTCAAGATATTGCCGTAATACCACTGCTATTAATGATTGATATATTTAGCTCTCAAAATGCTGATATTTCAAAACTTTTACTTACAACCTTAGTCAGTGCTATGATTTTGCTTGTTTTGCTTTATTTTATAGGTAAATACCTTTTTACTTATGTTTTAAAATTTATCATTAAGACTAATGCAAATGAAATTTTCATTGCTACCATTCTTTTTACTGTTATAGGAGCAAGCTTTTTAGCACATACTTTTGGTTTTTCATACTCGCTTGGAGCATTCATAGCTGGAGCTTTGATAGCTGAAACTAAATATAAACATAAAATAGAAGCAGACTTGGTTCCTTTTAGAGATTTACTTTTAGGATTTTTCTTTATTAGCGTTGGCTTGCAAATTGATTTTTACATAGTTTTTGAAAATTGGTTTTTGATTTTTGTTTTTGTAAGTTTAGTGTTGTTGGTAAAATTTGTTGTAATTTATGGACTTTTAGCTCTTTATACAAGAAAAAGAGTAGCTTTAAAAACCGCCTTGAGTATCTCTCAAATTGGAGAATTTGCACTAGCAGTGTTTTCACTAATGCAAGTTAATTCATTATTAGATGAAAAAACAGCACAAATTTTTATTATAGTTTCTATCATCACCATGGTTGCAACCCCTTTTATTTTAAATAATCTTAGAAAAATAGCCAATGTAGCTGAAGGCGAACAAAATGATATGGCTAAATTTTATCTATGCGATCAAAAAATGAAAGATCATTTTATTATTTTTGGTTATGCAAGATTAGGCCAAGAAGTAGTGCAAAAGATTAAAAAAACAGGTATTCCATATCTAGTTTTAGAAAGTGATTTAAATTTAGTTGAGCTTGGGCGTAGTAGAAATGAAAATGTATTTTTTGCAAATGTTGCACAAGTAGAAACACTAAAGGTAGCCAATATAGAAGAATGCTCAGTTGCTATTATAACCATAAGCAATGAAGCTAAACTTGATATGCTTTACCAAGTGCTTTCTAATTTTAACAAACCTATACAAACGGTTTTAAAAACAAGTGGTACAGGTGCTAAGATCATTTTCCCACATACTGATAAACATTTGCATATTGTAGATGCTGAAGCTTCAATTGCTAGAAATTTAGTACAAGAAGCATTGCAATGTAGAATTAATACAAGTGCAGCAGAATGA